A window from Drosophila kikkawai strain 14028-0561.14 chromosome 2L, DkikHiC1v2, whole genome shotgun sequence encodes these proteins:
- the Or42b gene encoding odorant receptor 42b produces MVFRLIRPAPLTEQKRSRDGCIYLYRAMKFIGWLPPKAGVLRYVYLTWTLMTFVWFTTYLPLGFLGSYMTQIKSFSPGEFLTSLQVCINAYGSSVKVAITYSMLWRLIKAKDLLDQLDLRCTTMEEREKIHLVVARSNHAFLIFTFVYCGYAGSTYLSSVLSGRPPWQLYNPFIDWHDGTLNLWMASTLEYIVMSGAVLQDQLSDTYPLIYTLILRAHLDMLRERIRRLRTDETMSEAESYEELVKCVMDHKLILRYCSIIKPVISGTIFTQFLLIGLVLGLTLINVFFFSDIWTGIASFMFVITILLQTFPFCYTCNLIMEDCESLTHSLFQSNWVDASRRYKTTLLYFLQNVQQPIVFIAGGIFQISMASNISVAKFAFSVITITRQMNIADKFKTD; encoded by the exons ATGGTCTTCAGGCTTATACGTCCCGCCCCGCTCACGGAGCAGAAGCGATCCCGCGATGGCTGCATCTACCTGTACCGAGCCATGAAGTTCATAGGTTGGCTGCCGCCCAAGGCGGGCGTTCTGCGCTACGTGTACCTTACCTGGACGCTGATGACGTTTGTGTGGTTCACCACGTACTTGCCGCTGGGATTCCTCGGCAGCTACATGACCCAAATTAAGTCCTTCTCGCCGGGCGAGTTCCTTACCTCGCTGCAGGTGTGTATCAATGCCTACGGCTCGTCGGTCAAGGTGGCCATCACCTACTCGATGCTGTGGCGACTGATCAAGGCCAAGGATCTGCTGGACCAGCTGGACCTGCGCTGCACCACCATGGAGGAGCGCGAGAAGATACACCTCGTGGTGGCGCGCAGCAACCACGCCTTTCTTATCTTCACATTTGTCTACTGCGGTTATGCCGGCTCCACCTACCTCAGCTCGGTGCTCAGCGGACGACCTCCCTGGCAGTTGTACAACCCGTTCATCGACTGGCACGACGGCACGCTCAATCTGTGGATGGCTTCCACTCTGGAGTACATTGTGATGTCGGGCGCCGTGCTGCAGGACCAGCTGTCGGACACATACCCTCTGATCTACACACTCATCCTGCGAGCTCATCTGGACATGCTGCGAGAACGCATCCGCCGTCTCCGGACCGACGAGACTATGAGCGAGGCCGAGAGCTACGAAGAGCTTGTCAAGTGCGTCATGGACCATAAGCTGATTCTGAG ATACTGCTCGATCATTAAGCCGGTGATATCTGGAACTATTTTCACACAGTTCCTCCTAATCGGACTGGTGCTGGGTCTGACGCTGATAAACGTTTTCTTCTTCTCGGACATCTGGACGGGCATCGCCTCCTTTATGTTCGTGATAACCATTCTGCTGCAGACCTTTCCCTTCTGCTATACCTGCAACCTCATCATGGAGGACTGCGAGTCCCTGACCCACTCCCTTTTCCAGTCCAACTGGGTGGATGCCAGCCGCCGTTACAAGACCACGCTCCTCTATTTCCTTCAAAACGTGCAGCAGCCCATAGTCTTTATTGCCGGCGGCATATTTCAGATATCCATGGCCAGCAACATAAGC GTGGCCAAGTTTGCTTTCTCCGTAATAACCATCACACGGCAGATGAACATTGCCGACAAATTTAAGACGGATTAA